The Cryptomeria japonica chromosome 6, Sugi_1.0, whole genome shotgun sequence genomic interval GTCATACCCTTTACTTTTCCTATTAGTTTTGGGTTTATTTCAATTGAGTTACATTCTTAATGGAATTATTAGTGTATAGGTGGTATGCATTTAAATTAGAGTTGAATTATCAAAACttaatttaattttagttattgAAGTAGTCATGGCTAGATGGTCCAATGAAGGATCATTTAACTACGAAgtcaattgaataaataaaaacaaaactcAATGGAACAACAAAATAGTGACAAATTCTTTGTTCATTCACAGTCACAAAAAAATTTCAATGTGTTGTAATGGACTTTGAACATGCTGGACCTTAGTCGTTTGATTACAAATGTATACAACCTAGAAAAATATTGCAATGCACTGTCATGCCAAGCTCTCTTTAATTGTCTTTTCTGAATTCTAATTATCTTccaaaatgtttatatatatatgcccCTTGTGTTAAGAGTTATCTTAATTAGTCACATAAGTTCAATGCCTCATAGAGTGTGTAAACAAACCTTTTGGAATGAATGTAAGAGATGAAGGATGAATGTATCTTGATTGAATTTATACCATAATGTCCCTTGGGTCTAATATGCTTTGAAATGTGTTTCCCTTTTGCCACAAGCTTCAAAAAGTTATTGAAAGTAATGATAGTCAAACTAAGTGTTAGTTGGTAAGGCCTTGTCGTAGGTTTGAGACCTAATTATTCCTTTTGGTAATCTAATTCTCCTAGGATTCAGATATGTCAATGTGTAATTAGTGTAGAACATGTACTCCCAAGCACAAGATGAGATGCACAATTGTAGTGAAATGAGGTACAATTTGTGGTGATTGAAAATAATTGGAatgcaaaataaaaatttgcaaagaaataaataaagtaaaataaaatacctCGTTATGGATACAAAAGGGAGGTCCACTCCCTACCTTAGCTACCCTAACCTTATACTTATTTCATTGGGTTGGTTGTGCCAAATCCCATGTTAAGAAAACCATGTGTGGCTCTTGTGTTCCAAAATAGTGGTGCATTACTTGAGACTTTTTGTATGTGTGTGAATTTCGACCTTGGTAGTGGTATATCTATGATCTTCTCCATGGCTCAAGGGTTATCTAAAGTTGCATAGGAAACTATTACACTCAATTATGTAATATGGTTGGGTATTGGGTAACATTGTTCACTAGtcctacttgaaaatttcttgggaaCTAGTTTTGTACAATTATTTCTTTGGAAAATGTGTAATATTTGAAACATTATAATTTATGGTTATTAGAGCATCTTTTGAGTgattcattcatatatatatatatatgagtgtgaTCTTCAATGTTCATAAAGTAGCCTCTACCTTGGGATCATGTGATCATAATGTTTGATTGGAAATTGACTTTTGTTTTGAACCAAAATTATCTTATTGTGTAAGTTCTTATTTTTTGAATTATAGGTCTATTATGTAAATCATATTGGAGGATTTGCTTATAATAgagtaattttaatttttttaaggaaTGAGTAGTTTTTTCAATTTGAAATTGGTAGAATGAATTTCTTTGTTATGTTTTTGTGCAATGAATGCTTGCATGAGAATGGTGTATTATTGTGgggtaaaataaaaaattgttgttatgacatcatttttatttattgatgTTTATGTTTAGATTTTGGAGTTATGTTTCCCTTCATTTCTTGTGGTGTTTGAGAGTCCCGCCTAGTGTTAGGAAAACCAGTCTAGTTTGCATTGCATTTTGTGTTctaatgctaatgtagatctgaATTCCTCTTCATAAAACCCTAAGGAAAGTTTATGTTTTTGCCTTATAAAGTCAATTCTAGAAAACCCCTTTCTAGGATGTTAATGTAAGACTACAACACATATGTGAGTGTGACACATTGTCATCCCAAATACATGTTATTATCTGGACCCTTTGGGCAGCAAGTGTGTCCCtacctttttaaaaaaatttcttgaagtaGAATTGTCCCTAAAGTCTACTTAATATATGTCTAGCAGCATTACTCATGTGACATTTTGGGTATTTTGAGAATTTTTGATCTTCTTGTACTCAACCCTTGACACATGTGTGCCCTTGCTTTGTTTGTTATATATATGACCTTCTGGATGTGTCTTTTTTTGAGTCTTCATGACGAAATTGTCATACAATTAATGAACTCTTCTACTCATACTTTCATTGTGATGTTCATTGATCATTTGAATGATCATTGTTTAGTGCTATATTGTCTTGTTCTTGAATGTTGTTATGtcatgataattttttgaatttaaatataCAACCGTAACATATAATTGTTACAATTGCATCACAAAAAATCAGTGATTTGTATTTTATTGACTAAAAAAAATGTTACAATTGCATCACAAAAAATCAGTGATTTGTATTTTATTGACTAAAAAAAAAGACATTACAacatttcttttattatcttcctcAACAATGTGAAAGTTTTATTCCCATTAAACCAATGAGTCCAATGGCCAATTTTGCATTATTAATGCACAAAAACAAATAGCAGATTCCCAACTAAACAATTATGTTCAGGCCATCGCTGAAAAACTCAAATCCATCAATTCCCATCTTCCCCGCTTAGATTTCGAAGAACAGCGATGAGCCCAAACACGAACGCCTGATCGAACCCCGCCTGCACTTCAACACTATATACGTCCTTGCTCTGGATTGAATCTTTCCTTGTTTTGTTCATACTCACCTAATCAATATTAAAACCCTATATCATATCCattgaagaaaagaaaacccaaagTTTTGAAAAATCTATATTCTCAAAAATCAAAAACAGATTTGTGCACAGATATAATGGTTACCTCTGCAACAATGGCCTGAGATTTATCATAAATGGTGCAGGCTCGTTCTGAAAAACTACCCAGAATTTCAAATTCCCAGCCTTTCCCAGAGTTATTGGATTCAATAAGTGACACCTTCACAGAGTTATTGGCAAAGCAATTAATGGGGCTGCTACTGCTCGCCTTAAAAAGGGGCTTCATCAGCCCCTCCATCTCGTCGGGTACGAATCCTTTCCATTGTTCCCCAAGGCTGAAAACCTGTAATATCCCAACCTGCAAAACAGTGTGAAAATACATTAAAAACCTTACTTTTCCTTCTGAAATGTAAGAAAAGTATCAGGTGAGTTACATGGGCATATGTCCTTTCAATTTTGTTTCTGGTGACAGTTAAAAAAAGTTCAATCTTGAAGGATTCTGCCCATAATTCAAGATGGCCAATATTGATAAAAAGTTCAGATCTTAAAGGATTCTGCCCATAATTCAAGATGGGCAGTATTAATAAAAAGTAAAAAGGTTTAAATTTTGGAGGATTTAATTCATAATTCAAGATAGGCAGTGATAATAAAAAGATTCAAGATGTTCAGATAATTAAAAAGTTCAAGATTTTGATCATAATTCAAGATGTTTAGAGAtaataaaaaaatcttaaatttttatcTATTAGTTGTGGATGATAATGTAAAAGTTTAAATTTTGAAGGATTTTGTCCTTAATTCAAGATGCTCAGTTTAAAAAAGTTTATACTTTAAAGGATTTTGCTCATAATTCAAGATGGCCCAGTtgttgggtgataataaaaaaGTTTAAACTTTGAAGGACTTTGTCCATAATTCAAGATGCCTAGTTGATGATAAAAAAGTTTAAACTTCAAAGGATTTTGCTCATAATTCAAGATGGTCCAATTGTTCAGTGATAATAAAAAAATTCTCACTTTGAATGATTTTGTCCATAATTCAAAATGCCTCATGATAATAAAAACTTTAAACTTGAAAGAATTTTACCCATAATTCAAGATTGTCCAATGATAATTAAAAAGTTTAAGCTTTCAAAACTTTCACCATGataaaaaaaaaacctaaactTTGAAAGAATAAGAATGCACCAAGCCCAGTGATGCAGCAGCTTGAATCCGGCATGTTCCCATtgggctgcttagcttattttggcagCAAAACATTAATACTAATTTGTACacttaaaatttggaaaaaaaaaaagaaataaaatctttaaaaaaagagggaaagaaaatTGTGGAGCCATGTGGCATTTTTGTTAATAAGCAACCACTGCTAATTTCCAGCCCCCCCTTTTGTTCCATAGCTTATTTCTAATTCATAAACAATAGCTgctccaccaaaatagggaaagatttTCAAAGCAGAAAATAAAGTTAAGCAGCAGCATGAGAACATGATGTTATTCCTTGATATTacagaaattgaatttaataccTTGCGTTTGAGGGAGAGGATATGATTCCCTTTGGAGTCTTTAAGCAGAGCATGGTCTTTCACTGCTGGACCACAGCCATCCACCCTGAATACTTCATTTCCCTGATGGGAGTCCATCACAACAAAACCACCTCCATTGATGGTGCAGGGCCTCTTCCTCACAGTAAATACTTTGTGTGAAGTTGAACAGAACTTCTTGCTCACCACAGGCCTCATTATGGCACTGCTCTGAGTCATCTTCTctgcatatctctctctctatGCTCTCATGTTTAAATATTAGGGCAACTAACTCATTGTTCAATGCTCTGTCACAGCTTGGAAGGCACGGTAAGTAAAAAGAATAATTGACAGCTTTCTAACTTTTGGCTGGCCAAGAACCGGTTTGAATACCTTTATAAACTATAGATTAAAAGTAAGATCAGATTCTCAGAAAATCTCTGTAGCAGAAAATTATGATATGAACTTGTAAGATTCTGTCTAGAGAACAACTGTCTTGATCAGGTGGAGTAAAGAGTCACATGGGTTTTTACTATCTCTAGGACCATTTTGTCAACCAGGTATTGAATTCTTGGAAAGATTCCTGTCAAACTCTTTATAGATCAGTTTTGAAAATGGGcaaattgtattttttatatttggaAAGCTTGAATACTTTTCGAATGCAGATATTTAATTGATATTCTAGAATTAATGAATATCTCATGCATAAATTCATGGTGTTCATAAACATAAACTGATTCTTAGTAGAAGGATGATATTTTTAATATTCATGAAGGTTCTTTTCATCACGAGATATGGGTAGTGAAAGTAAACATGGGGACAAAGAGATTCATTTTATAATACAAGAAGGCTTTACATAGTAAATCTTTAAAGAAGGgtaataaatttttctttttatttttaaatatgaaaATTTAAATATCTTTTTTAATCTATTTATGTTATATAAGAAAAGAGACTTGTTGGGTATGTAATATTAaatcataaaataaagaaaatgaaattaaattatatttttgattATTTAAAGGTGAAGAGATGTTCTAATCTATTTTTAAAGATTCATGTGAAATTCTTTATAGATCAGTTATGAAAAATGGGTAAATATTTGAAAAATGTTAAAACTTTTCAAATAAGAATACCTTTTGAAAATTCTAGAAATAAAGTATACTTCACAtataaattcatggtgtttatgcATAAACTTGACATAAATGGTGTAAGATACAATGACAAAATATCCATATTATCCTCTTCTCTTGAATCTGACTGATTTTTTACTTATATAGATGACAATAATGATACTCATGACATTTATGGAGGTTTCTTCACCACGAGCTATTTGTTTAAATTGTTAGTGAAAGTAAACACGAGGACAAGTATTTTGCTTTTCTAATATAATGAGGCTTTATATAATTTATCTTTAATACGATATTAGACTTGTAgggtaattaaattttattttattttttaaaattttaatttgtgttttttgatataattttttaaatattatctCTAATCCATTCATGTTATATATATTGAAAGAGATTTAAGGATAAGCAATATTAAATTACGTCCATTCACTATATAGAAAGGAGGGGCTTATTGGAaccaagaaatatatatatatatatatatatatatttgatagtgTGTGTATATATTAATTACCTTAATTATTTTGTGATTCATGTTCTGTCTAATTTATAATAATTGATAATCAATATTTTGTACTGATTCATAAATTTTGGTCTTGTATGAGTAATACCAATAAAGTCTCAGTGTCACTAGCTCACATGGGTGTAGTTGAGACACCTCACATGAGACTTCATCATTACATCGGTATACAAGGAATATGGAAAGGATTAGTGTAGGTCAAGGATGGTATGGGACTCCTTTGTAATGCCCATATATTAGAAGTTGTAGGCTCAAATTATACCTAGAAAAGCAAGAATGACGAGTTCATAAATTACATGTGAAACAAACACATCACAAAAGTGGGAAACAAAAATACTACTGAAGTAATGAATATGTCTTTGTATGGAAAATAAGTTGGATATTGGAATTTCAAacattttctctttcattttggtgtttgGTCTTATATCTTATAACCTTTTGGAGGCTGAGGGGGGGTCTTAACAACCTTCTTTATCTCTTTGAATGGGCTAGACACTTTCTTTGGGAGGTGTAGATCCATTGTTGAGTGTGCAATCTATAAAATTACAAATTAATTTGAGATAggggagtgtgtgtgtgtgtgtttgtgtctgtgtgtgtgtgtgtgtgtgtgtgtgtgatgtaggagcatctagggtgtatgagcaatcttgcatcacccaaaaaaagaAATGTTGTATTTTCCTTTGTTTTCTCGTTTCTTCTTAGTTCTGTGGGACCCATTAGGTTGGCTGCACTATATAAGACGTGTAGAAGCTAAAaatagcaaaaaatagtcatgtgctACTTTCAGGACTTTTGCTCATTTTTTATCATATGGACGTGAAATCTGGTCCGAAGGAGCGTAATTGAGAAATAAGATGATTGGCGAAAGAATCACCACAATATCCTGAGTagtttgaaagatatcaaagtttttgTCCTAGGTAATTTCTTCAATGAAGCttaaaactcaaaattgaaaacCTTAGAGGCCTTGAAAAGGTTCAAAACCTAGAcatctatttgttgttgtagatCTCTTcatgagctttccaatgatatattatATTAGAAAATCAGACACCTGAGTAAAAAGTTATGGCTCTTGGAAGTTGTGCCACCAAAACTCAAGTTCCGATGAAATTCCACCTGTGTGGGAAAAAATGAACCGATGAACCGCTAGGCGCCAAAAGGGGAAAAGTTAAACTTCTAGAACATTTTAAGGTGGTTATAAATGCTATATAAAGGGATGAACGAGGGTTATAGAAGATAGTTCCTATAGCGCAGATTGTGGCTCTGGCTTGTAGATAATTGTAATGAGAATGTCCATGTGGCTATTGCATGGTATTTTCTGAATATTGTAATTTCATTTAATTGAGATAATAAGAAGCACGTGTTTCTTTTCTcgtattttctatttatttctctattgttgttgtgtgtttgggtttataaggggagtacccttcatcaagtggtatcagagcaaaagtTCATGAGTGTGTAAATAGATCGTTGAATGTGAGACAGTTTGCACCAAGACTGTGGTTGTGGGTTTGTAAGGAAAGTGAGATAATGCCTCCACGAAGGAATCATGGTGGAAGAAATATTGGTGTGACATAAGAGGGTTTTAGAGCCCTCTAGAGACAAGTTCAAGCACTGCAAGAGGAGTTGTGTAGAGGAGCCGATATCAGGGCAAGAGATGAaagagatgatgaagaagaacaagaagtagTTAGAGATCTTGATGAGGCTAGGTTTTTCAAAGCCGTTTCTAAGATTGGACAAAGGCCAAAGATTAAAGTTTCCACATATTCTAGAAATCTCAATCTAGAAGATTTGATCGATTGGATCAATGATATGAAGGAATATTTTGAGTATGAAGAAGTGGGAGATCCTAAAAGAGTCAAGTTTGTAAAGACCAAATTGAAGGGTCATGCGAGTATTTGGTGGTAAGAAGTTCAGTTAGATagaaatagaagaggaaaagagaaaacaacaAGATGGGATTGGATGGTGGATAAGATGAAGAGACATTTCATTTTTATTGACTATGAGCTTGATTTGCTGAAAAAGATGCAAGGGTTGAAGCAAGCGGGAAACTATGTCAAGGAGTATACAAAAGAGTTTTATCGAGTCCTGATTTTAATAGGCCATTCTGAGGCCAACAAGGAGAAAGTTTCTTGTTACATAAATGGGTTGAAGCCATGTAACCAAGAAGAGTTAAGTTTGGTAAGAATGTCTACCATTGAAGATGCATAGATCAATTTTCTTTGAAGGTATAAGAGAAGCTAAATAGAAGATTTGAAAGGAATCAAAATGGAAGAGGTCATGGTGGAAAGGTTGGTGGACGGTCTTATGGAGGCCTaaatgaagactagaagaagaatgatgaCTCTAGTAGCAATCAAAATCAGAGGGGAAATAATTTGTACCATCCTCGCGATCAAAATAATGGAGATCAaataggaagaggaagaggaagaggatgaggactAGGAAGAGAAGGATTgcatggaacatgtttccaatgtgGGGAAGGACAAAGAGCCCATGAGTGTCTCCAACATCAAGGGAGGACAAACAGAAGACTTTAGGGTAATGCACGAGTTGCACATGTAGATGAAGATGTTGAATCTTCACATTCTGAGGGTGCAGAGAGACGAGAGGTTCTTGTTACTGGAAGAGCCTTGGTAAATGATGAGAAGGAGCTAACCCAAAAGAAGAATTTATTTCGCACAAGATGTAAGTGTAATGTTAAAGTTTGCAATGCCATTATAGATAGTggtaataccgataaccttatttcTGAGGAAGTGGTTAGTAaattgaagttagaaagaagaaggCACCTGAATCCCTATCAGATTGCTTGGTTGCAGAAGGACCATAAGGCTTTGGTCAATGAACAATGTCTGGTAAAGTTCAAGATTGGAAACTATCAAGATGAtgtattatgtgatattatgcctatgggtGTTTGTCATTTGTTGTTAGGGAGACCATGACAAATTGATCTTCATGCAGTACATGATGGGTATGAAAATACCCACTCTTTGAAAAAGGATGCAGTTCGACACAAATTGAAACCATTGAAGGAGACAGAAGAAAAGGTATGCAGTAATGTAAGAATATGTTTAGTTGATGGAAGAAAGTTTCTAAAAGGCATGAAACATGACCATATGTGTTTTGCTTTAATTTCAAAAGTTGATAAAGTAGAAATAGAAGATGTACCTATGGAAGTTGCAAATTTTTTGGATGAGTTTCAAGATATTATATTTGacaatgtacttgatggattgccaccaaTGAGAAATATTAGTCATTAGATGGACTTGATTCATGGAGCTAGTTTGCCGAATAAGGCAGCCCATAGAATGACTCCAATAGAGAGTGAAGAGTTGAAtaggcaagtgcaagagttgttacAAAAAGGGTTGATTTGAGAGAGTTTGAGTCCACGTGTAGTACTTGCAGTACTAGCACCATATAAAAATGGAGAATGGATGATGTATATAGACTCTCGAGTTATCAATAAGATTGCTATCAAGTATAGATTTCCCTTGTTGAGGATGGATGATattatggattgtttgagtggggttgagtacttcacaaagatagatctgaagagtTGATATCACCAAATTCAGATtagagaaggggatgaatggaagataacCTTCAAAATAAaggagggattgtatgaatggttagtcatgccttttgggctaaccaatgcaccaaGCACATTCATACGGcttatgaatgaggtattaaaagaATTGGGTAactttgttattgtttacttggatgatattatGATTTTAAGTAAAACATTGGAGGAGCATATAATGCATATTTGTAGGGTCTTTGAGAAGTTAAGAGAAGAAAAGTTATTGATTAACCTAAAGAAGTGCATTTTTGTGAAGGAGTTAGTATACCTGGGATTTGTTGTCTTAGGAGATGGTATTAAAATGAACCTAGAGAAAGTGAAGGCTATCCTTGAATGACCTAGTCCAAGGAGTGCTACTGAGGTGAAATCTTTTCATGGTTTGGCTAGTTTTACaaaaagtttatcaaaaaaattagtATTATTTGTGGACCCCTAACTAAAAGAATGAGAGGGGATAGAAAAGAGTTTAAGTGGACTGCAGGAGCAACAAAGGGTTTTGATCTATTGAAAAGAAAAGTTACAGAGCAACCTATTTTAGCACTTTCATAATTTAACAAGGTATTTCAAGTAGACTGTGATGCTAGTGGCAATACCATTGGAgttgttttgagccaagaaggaAAACCCAttgcttattttagtgaaaagttgaatgatgccaaaaaaaaaaaaaattgtttatgatcaggagttttatgttATAGTTCAGGCATTAagaaagtggagacactatcttttGCCTAAAGAGTTTGTCTTATTTATTGATCATCAAAAattacaatatttgaatagtcaaggaaagttgaatcaaagacatttgAAATGGGTCTAGTTTTCCccagtatcaggagaagagtaaggtgagagcaTACAAGGTGACACGATGTATTGACCCATTAATGGAAACAAATATACACCCATGTTTCTTATCTACTCATAgttgttatcctaataatgaccagataccattatactttgctcAACAGGTGTACCCTGAGGTTCACTTGGGTTTGAAACCCAACTACCTTGACCTTCCAGGATATTAAGGACAAGGGAGGGGTAGAGTTGCTGATAGAGATTTATATTGTAGGGCTAATAGACAAGCGCCCACACATAGGCAACTTGTTGGTCAGAGATTTCTGGCGATGGCCCCAACCCTCGCCCCCACAGCTAttcacattgtgattgcttctcagagagaagaaaTTGATACCATTGGAGATATTGCATTAGTAGCAACCACAATTTCTTCTGATAGGATGGGTAGATACATGATGACTCGATCACGTTCGAGATCATCCACAGGTGCATCTTCCAGTCACGGGGTGGCTGATTTAGATTAGTATGTTACTGTTGGTATCCCCTCACCAAATGATGTAGCAGCTATATCAGGAGGTGCTCGACATATATAGATGTCTCAGTATTTATCTGAGGACCTCTTGCATGCATACCATTTCATTTCATCTTGACTTCGGATACCATTAGCTGATGTCAGAGAGGATATTCTTAGAGACACGCGGGCTGCTGCATTGACTCATGCGTTGGGACATTATCATCACTCTGTGTATGCTCTGAGtgacccacctatagatcactctgttgctgtagAGGAGGAGATATAGGCTGATCATGTCCATATCATAGcagagggcttggattcatttgagcaaCAGCTATGGGATTTGGGCCAGACTGGttatatggatatgctactagcatCAAACACTTCATCGATGCCCACTCATCTACATAGCCCCTTAGACTCCTCACTCATTCGTACTTCCAGAGAGATATGCAGATGTAGTTGATGTGGCTAATATGAGCATAGGAGATTATCAGAATACCTCTTGATACATAGGTACATGTGCACGTAatttttgataaataaaaatgtTGATATATGCAAGTATATTTTTAATGGATACATTTTTTATAATTTAACTAGAGTATCATTTATTGTTCAAATTAATCAGGTAAAATGTGTGATAGTtacctcatgtcactcctagcttgagcttaGATCATGTGCATAGGCGAGATTTTTTTGATGCGACACCTGCTAGTGGACAAGTTGGTTATGGATTTTGTACATGTACATTACAATATATTTTAATAGTCTATATTTGATTTAAGAtccatacatgtagatatatttaatttatattagaTACTTTTGTAGGGGTCGATTG includes:
- the LOC131051082 gene encoding protein LURP-one-related 6, which produces MTQSSAIMRPVVSKKFCSTSHKVFTVRKRPCTINGGGFVVMDSHQGNEVFRVDGCGPAVKDHALLKDSKGNHILSLKRKVGILQVFSLGEQWKGFVPDEMEGLMKPLFKASSSSPINCFANNSVKVSLIESNNSGKGWEFEILGSFSERACTIYDKSQAIVAEVSMNKTRKDSIQSKDVYSVEVQAGFDQAFVFGLIAVLRNLSGEDGN